The Nothobranchius furzeri strain GRZ-AD chromosome 8, NfurGRZ-RIMD1, whole genome shotgun sequence sequence GGCTTGTTTGCATAACATCAGAATTATACACTATTTCACTGAGCTCCCAGGAATTCCCCTGGCAGTGTGGTCCTGGTATCCCAGATTCTCTTTTGTCTCCATCTCCACTCCCTCCCCAAGCTGCCTCACATTTCCTACATTATCTGGCCAACAGAATCTAAACTGAGACAGGTTTCAGGCTCCAGAAACTCCTTTAGGACAAATATTTTCAACATAGTTCCAGCAACATGAGCGTAGGATCAAACTGAAATTGAGAACCCCAAGGAATGCTGTTTGCAGCTTGCCACAAGTAGTCACAGCCCACCGGGATACCCGGCCTCTTCACTAGAACCAGTATACACACTGGCTCTGATGAAGAGGtaaactagcctagtgaactagaccaaattcttgctttgcaaagtttggtctaggcatgctccattggaacctcagcagctcctaccaggactctggctagccaatcacagctctctagaggggtttcaaacacataaagagctgtgattggtccataatggtgggccaatcatagtgctctatctgcttagtgaacaaatcacagagctttatccactttgtgggccaatcagggcactctatatgcctggtgggtgggatgatgcaacagcgtgaaacaagagtatgtcacattcattgtccagtggaatgtggagatcatttgaaagacaacggtagaacccgccccacaaccgagagccgtcaatggagcgtggccagactaaataatacatttatttagtctggcttgccaggctagaggtAAACAGCTATAGTGAGGTAAAATTTCAGTACAACCTAAAAGCTTAATGTAGATAGTTAGTCCACACATTGCTCACATTAAAGTGAATGAGTTACACATTATGCAAAAGTCATCTTTTGCATCGATTTTCATTTTCTTTCCATTTGCTGTTAGTGTTTAGTTTCAGGGATTAATTCAtgtaaattaatttaaaatgtttttaaacgcCTGAAATAAGCTGTTTCACAATGGGGGTtgtgtgtggtggcatcagctggcataggccagacgatgcctgctctgcctgctcaccacagccatggaatacacctcatcaacacgcactaacactgtactggagcaggcggagggagactaggggtcttagcacacctctgttgttgcttggcttcctggggctggaggctaggagggggagctggccgtctTGTTGGGTTCTGGGatggtgggatgctttgctcagcgttgagcgggggagcctgctcatcagcatcccagcagaaaggggcaaaccggtgatggttgtaccccttatgcagcagtactgggaccagatggaaaagacatgacacattactttcactgatccaatcagaatctgacagatctgacgaaGGCGTGgttttggatcagtgaaagtaatgtgtcatgtcttttaacgctacatgAAATGAGTCATGTTGGAatatttaaagtcatagtacctttatattctataggattataataaagtacttaatattttgatttcacagatcggtcacatcttatttgttgactaacacttggttggattagttttattaaaatagagttctttgattaattaaaagaaaagagttcattgttctgttgagctgaaaagaagcagtttagaagcaaatgcatgagaccttgagaccatatctcatgcagactagtcctgtgcagaggaggaaaaaacagtcatttcattccattacatTAATGTACTTCCTAAACAAGTAAGGTTTTTTGGCAGCTACGCTaagaaaaagacacaaaaacagAAGGTAAGAATTACCTAAAtactaataaaaaaaattaaaagaaatcCTTTGCTTTGCTGAAGTATCATATCAGGACTCGGTGTcaacagatactcaaaatcaaatgacttggaTCAGGAGCAAAAGGCATGATCGAAAAATCCCTTTTCCGTAATCCGAGTACATCGGTTTCAGTCACCACAGCTTTAGTATGTGTGAGGCGGAGTGATGTCTTTATATATCCTGCTCTCTTGTTACTCTGATGAGGCCCAGGTGCTACCTCAGCATTAAAATAAATCATACATGCTGTGGTTCAATGAGGGCTGTTGCTTCTGTGCAACGCGATTAGACTAAACGGGAGCCTCCGCCAGCCATATAATCAGTCAGGCCTGTTTCAATAAAGTCGAATTTAACCTCTATCTTCAGCAAACAGCTACTCTAAAAGCCTCACAAACGAGAGCTTTATTTTCCCCAGGAAAACGTGTCAGCGTTCCAAAACGCAATGTTTTCCCGAACAGTGGTCACATCCTCATCAGCTTTGCCAGAGAATGCATCAAAACAATTGCTCCTACTTTGTATGTCGGCATGGGAACAAGGCAAGAAAACTCCCATCGTTTCTAGTTTTTCCTGCAGGTTTGAAGTTGATGTAGCGATAGAGTCGGTACCGATATGTGCCTAATATGTCACGGCCGTGCCACTCCCCCAGTCTGCGTTCTGATTATTGACCTCCGCTGAATCGCTGGGGCTTTAATTAGTGCTGGTGTAACTAATTGGCTTGCATAGAAGTGACATTGATGGGAGGCAAAAACTCAATTAGTGAGGAGAGGCACTGGCACAACAAATTTTATTGCTAAAAGTAAAAATGAATGTCTGATGTTCCGATGAAATTGGCATTTATACAGAGAGCAGCAAAACAATGCCATTCATGgctgcctgcgtgtgtgtgtgtgtgtgtgtgtgtgtgtgtgtgtgtgtgtgtgtgtgtgtgtgtgtgtgtgtgtgtgtgggtgggtgggtggatttgactttctcctcttctttttgcacacgttgggctttgtgtgtgtgtgtgtgtgtgtgtagctctgTGTGTGCACTCTTCATCAGCGCTTGTGTAACTAGATGTTCATTTAGTTGACAGCAGAAATCTCTCAAGCGCTCGATGTGCTACGATGTAAAGTATGCTAACCTTTAAAACAAAGCTTGCCCTGGCCCCGCTCATTCTGCTGTAATTGCTTGCACCGGGTAAGCACACTCGCCTGAAAAGGTTATCGCATTCCTTGTCAGATGTCACGATGAATGAGCAAACGTAACAGAAATTAAAAATCTGAAATTTGGGATATCTTCCTCGTACTTACCCGATGCAGAGCATTTGCACAAACCCGCGCTCTGTTGTTGAAGCTCTGcacattattaaaaataaaacggGCCAACAGCGGAGGCAGTCACCGGTTTAACACACTTTAGGAGGGAGAGATGGATTAGACTGCTACATTAGTATTCACTAGAGTCTAGTTTCTGTTGCCATATCCCATTTTCTCTccttgtgtgtctgtgtttatGTTAACATACACAGCCGTGATGATGCATGAGTCTGGTCCAGAAATAATTATGTGTTATGTGCGCACGCATCCTTTGTGTGAGTCACACACAAGTGATGATGTGAAGAAAGACTGATGTGctttaaacgtgtgtgtgtgtgtgtgagtgtgtgtgcttgcaaAAGCTGATTATGTGCAAATATAATTACATGCAAAGCACAGTAAGTGTTGTGCTTGTCCAAACTGATTGTTTGGTTTAATTGTGAACCAGTGTCGAATGAACGTGACTTGTGGACAACTTACTGGTGGACGCCATACATGATCATTTATGTCTCACCCACATTATCATGCTTGTGTGTGTACATGCTTCTGTATTCAAGCGTGTTTGTGTTAGATGATTGAGCAGCCTGGGGTGATGCCACCAAGACGTTATGCAGCGCTGAAAGACTGAAGGTGAATGACGAGCAATGGCTGTCACTGCCAGAAGCTGGCTCGGGGTTCAGCACCACTGCCTGCTGGACCCTGAAAACTCATTTTGACAGATGCATTTCCTCCCTTGCTGTTGATGTGCAGTAGGGGGTTGATGATGACACTCGCAGGCCCATGTGGTTCCGAGCGGCCTTAGCTAGCACCACGTTGAGAAAACCAGCAACTTATATTTCAGCTTCAGGCATTTAGCAGGTGTAACCACGTGCGAAAAGCTGCCATTTTACCAAACCCAGCGCCAGCTCCACAGTTCATAGTTTTCATCAAGTCTTTTTGTAGAGTAGTTCCCATTTTGACTGTATTTTATTTTGTGTCAAAATACCAAATCACAGTTGTTTCCCGTCAGACATCAGTCATTAAGAAAAAAGACCCAATTTGTTTTTCCAAAGTTCAAATTTGAACTTTTGAATCTGAACAGAATTAAAGGTGCAAATTTTacaatgaaataatcacaaaactaatgtctcaatcatgttggaacaaAACAGGTTTGATTCTCGGCCGACTgttttttaaatagaaaaaaaataaaatttgggACGTAGTTATTGTTTACACtctgagtttgtgaggttgccgaATTTGCAGCGAGCTAACGTAGAAGCGCcaacatttgtaattcaacaccagcaggcaaaaagctccagagttgtttaaataaCCAAATCCAGTGAACAGGAGCGACCTGGAAGTTatgtcttgtacccctaagaagtcacggcgtctttttgttttactctaacattGGTTGAAGCAGGCTAGAAGCTAACGATGAGCTAACAGTGCtcacagtgaattagaagcaattaGTTAGCGATAAAAATATCTCTAGCTACTTTTTCAAATACCAacaacagtgaaatgtgtgtgtgaagtgaataagtcAATCAAAGTGTTTTACTACCTTTAATTAGGTGTTCAGAACTAtatcagcaagctaacagcaggacggcaaacaaccacacttcctgtaaTCCCAGGGACAAGCTACCGTGATAAGTGTAGTACATGCTCCCTACCATAAAGAGTGCTTACAGCAGATATGACTAtgaatttatctacttatcaacttactgattATGAatcatctttgcttgtcatctagaatcttctggcatcaTTCGAACTGACAACAGCCGTGAAACTCAGGGAACGGGATTTAGAGTAATAGTTTTGTTCAAAAAATGGACTTCAGTTactacatttgaccacaggatgtcattattacaaattgcacctttaattcaGAATTATTGTGTGTTTCAAAACAAACTGCACATATACATGTATCAGGAGGTAAGCTTGAtgtttttcaaaaataaaataaaaacacatctgCTGCTCAAATAATTGACATGTGGCTCAGTGCCACAGGATAAGAGGAGCCTTTTGAAGCATTTCCCAGAATGTTTTCTCagtgccttttttttctcttcttttttcaaaTTACAGGGAGCAGACACAGAGGATGTGACCCTTATTCTAACCTGAAGAAGACGACACAGAGCATGACCTTTCGGTTGTCTGCTGAGCCAAAGAACAGCCAGGGAGAAGCCTCCCTGGCTACAGAATAGCTACTTCCCTTTTTTCTACCCAAAAGCccttttcaaccctgcttcaagctACGCTTTGGGGCTCAACTGCTCCCTGGACTCCACCAGGAGGCTTACTACACCCCGTCTGCCAGCTCAGATAACTCTCTGATTTGTTGGCCACCACATGTTTGGGGTGACTGTGTGTGACTGCCGCCGCCGCCCAATctcgtgcagcagcagcagcctcctGCAACCCCGATCTGCACCATGCAGTGGAGACGGCGACACTGCTGTCCCATCAAGATGACCTGGACCATCAAGCGTTCACTCTTCCGGACCCATGTGGCTGGCCTACTCTCTTTGGCTCTGCTCTTTACCTTTTTCTTATTTTTCAGCCACCAGGACTGGCTGTCAGGGCGCAGTGGGCCTCGTGATAACCCACTAGCATACACCATCAGGGGTTTCCGTAGTCCCAAAGGAGAGGCCAACCAGAGCAGCTCCCTGAGGAGCCTTTGGAGGGAGACAGGGTATGTAGCTCCAAAGCCACTGCTCAACCTTAGCGCTCAGCAAGCGGAGGGGGCATTAGGAGAGTCAGGAGGAGTGGGACGCGAAGCTGCAGCAGGGGCCAGGATGGGGGTGATGGGGCTTGGGGATTCCATGATCACAAACAACAGTTTACAGAAAGAGATGGATGTAGGGGGGAAGCTTAATGCTCAACCGTACCGCTTCATCCTTAACGAGCCTTTTAAATGCAGGGACTCCACACCCTTCCTTATCCTCCTCATCGCTGTTGAACCTGGACAGGCTGACGCACGGAACGCCATCCGTCACACATGGGGAAATGAGAGCGTAGCGTCGGGCTTGGGCTTTGTCCGACTTTTCCTTCTTGGCACACCCAAGAACTCTGAAAACTTCCTTCAAAATAGCATCGAAGAAGAGAGCCGCGTTTACCATGACATCATCCAGCAGGACTACCAGGACACGTACTACAACTTAACTATCAAAACTCTGATGGGCATGAACTGGGTGGCCACCCACTGCCCACACGTTTCCTACGTGATGAAGACAGACAGCGACATGTTTGTCAACACAGAGTATCTCATCCAGAAGCTGCTAAAACCCGACATGCCACCCAAACAGAGGTACTTCACCGGCTACCTGATGAGGGGCTATGCACCAAATCGAAACAAGGACAGCAAGTGGTACATGCCACCAGAGCTTTATCCAAGCGAGCGCTACCCGATATTCTGCTCAGGCACAGGGTACGTGTTCTCAGGGGACATGGCAGAATTGATCTATCAGGCATCGCTCAGCATACGCAGGCTCCACCTGGAGGATGTTTACGTGGGGATCTGCCTGGCAAAGCTGCGTATTGACCCGGCACCCCCACCCAACGAGTTCCTCTTCAACCATTGGCGCGTCTCTTACTCCAGTTGTAAGTACAGCCACCTGATCACATCCCATCAGTTCCAACCCAGTGAACTCATCAAATACTGGAACCACTTGCAGAGCAACAAGCACAACGCCTGCATCAACATGGCCAAGGAAAAGAACGGCAGGTACAGACACAGAAAGTTCCACGGAGAGAGGCCTCCGTGATCCTTCCTTTGACTTACCACTTGCctcaaaaaataaagaaataataaaaaaaaaaggatgtgTGCACTGGAGATGGAATACTGGATTCAGCACTAAACACTGTATAAGGAAAAGCACATTGTTTTTGGTACTGTGTACAGTTGATGATTCAaactatttttttatttcataaaactGTATTGTCAACCTACGGAGCTATTTCTAAAAGGGAGAATGGGAATGTGATGTCGTTGTGTGAAGCATGCAGAAACGGAGCTGCAGCTCAAGAGAGGAGTTTGTGAAAATTCAGGTGCCAAGCGACAGGTATGGAAATCCATGTTCTCGCAACGGTAGACGAGTAAGCTACGCTCCAcagatggtaaaaaaaaaatggcaGTTGTGTTTACACGGACAAAGGGAAATGTACATGTATGATGTTGGGAGGTTACACTACCTACTTATGAATGACACATATTTAACGTTGACCAATTATGCTGCCCCGTGTCTGAGtgtttgctttactgatccatcaGACGAGAAGTTTGTCacgtgttttatttttaaaaaccttCACCACATCCACAGTCACATCAGAAATGACTGAGATTGTATTTTATAAAGCTTTACATTAAGTATGACTCAGCACTTGAGTACTTGTGCAATGAATCAAAATTAAATGTAATGAATTCAACTTGTTTTGGGCTCTGTGTGTTTTGAATGGGATGCTGTTTCAAGAAACTGACAAATCGAAGACCAGAGCGTATCTCAGGCAGGTCCAGTCACTAATGTGTAGCACTTTATAGATGTCATTGCTAATTTTCATCCTGATTAAACCAATTTAAATAATCCAGTCAACATTATTTCCCCTTTTTATCAACAGTATAGCTCAGAACtagagctgcacaatatatcgcagatATGTCgccatcgcgatatcagcatgcacaatatggatatcacaaagaacagataaatataatTGTCAGCTCAAatttttgctacacataatgcattcagtCAAATTGAAGCTTTATGCTTTTTTAACCAATCAAACAGAGCTCTTCACTCATTTGGCCAAATGggcgggttctcataggttacatGCCCGCCCCTGAGGGggacggcacttcattttgatggttagcaaacacctgagttagcgttGTTCttctctttttgctgattctgcttttcccgagaTCCACCGATTGCATTTTCTTGTtcgttttatcttattttttgtttgtttgtttttgattatttttgttcctgagttaagtttttatttacggTAAgtgatatcgtcatcgcaattttAATCATTGTTatggaatatcgcaggttttcctaatatcgtgcagccctactcagAACTCATGGATCATCACACGACTTCAGCTGAAAAACAAACAGGACATCAGCGAGACATGTTTCTATTCAATTACAATGGAATTTCCCATTTAAATAAGAAATCTCTGAAAGGAGCGAAAGCGCGATTGGTCCTCCTGTCGCTTGAACGTTTTCTGCTGCTCTACGCTCAAATGGCCAATGTTATGTTATAAATGTGGCTGAGCTCAAAGCAGTTTGTTCATTGCTGCTGCAGCAaaatgaaaacagaaacaggaaggGTTCTGGAAAGTACATGAGACCACATTTGAGGAAATTTGGCTCAAATTcctggaaaaaaatgttttatagtCCAGTTCACTATTACCGCATCTGACTTACTGTGCAGAAGTTTGGGGAAAGACATACGAGACAAATATACAATTATTAATATAATGCAGAGAGGGCAATTAGACTATGGGCGGGATAGAGACCATAGTAAGGAAGTCTCGAGAAAGACGGACATTTCCTCACTGGTTCAATTTACAAAAAGCATTTTCAAGGCAAGACACGACCGGCTtccctaaaaaataaataaattgtttgAAAAAAGGGAAGGAGGATATATTTAACAGAAAATTTAAACGGATATGCAACTAGAACGACAAAGTTGGAGTATGTCAATATCAGTTGCTAAATTATGGGACGGTCTAAcagttaccataccataccacttttatttatatagcactttaaaaacacagccatacggccgaccaaagtgctgaacagtcgcacaaatAACAGAGAAAAACGTATAACAGAGCAATAAAATACagtcaacaaataagaaacaagccaATATAAAAGTACAGATAAAAACCTTACAATGGTTGTTAAAATAGGAGTAGTAGTTGACATAAAACAAAGTAAAAGCATAATTCAGTCCAAAATAACCTGTGTTAGTTAAAACAACAGTTTCAACCAGGACAGTGGAGGAAGGttcagaggtgtgtgtgtcttttgTTGCGTTGTGCTTTATTTTTTAATGGTCCGTCAGGATTTCAATGAATTTGTTTTGCTTTCGCTATTTGAATGACAGCGGCTTCGGTAAaacatagtaaatggcctgtatttgataaagcgccTTTTAGAAACATGGGACACCCCAAGGTGCTATGCAACAccaactggtggtgatgagctacattgtagccacagctgccctggggcgcactgacagaggtgaggctgccgagcactggtgccaccgtcccctctgaccaccaccagcaggcaagggggggttaagtgtcttgcccaaggacacaacagcgacagacctgacaccttctgattacggggcgagcacttgactCCTGTCCCACCTTCGCCCAATGATGATGAATGAAGACATCATTTATTGACACATTTTAGTTtgtctttgtttatttttcatcgTTGGAAGAAGGTGCCGCGCAAAGGCTGTAGAGCCTTAAGCCTTATTCACACAGACTGCAGAACGGATGCGGTCCAGCTTCTGTACCGCTTCCAGACGGACTGCCATTCACACTGATGGGGGTTTGTGTGCTGAAAATCTCCGGATTTCCACTTTCACAAGAACGCCAAATGATTTAAACTGTGATACAATACTTTTAAAAATATAccgattaaaaacaaaacatgaacAATGATCAGACACTGTGAACTGATGTTACGGCGAGCAGAGCCCgctgataaatggagaaggaagtgacaccaccaacagCGGCGAAGCTCTGAGGTAGACTACAGTGGTTAACATAatcaaaaacaaggtaaaaataacacttttgctgtgttaaaaaataaccaataATGCATTTGGATGAAACAGAATAAATGTACAAAAGATGTTCAAAAAACTAAACTGACATCGGTGTCATTAATAACTAAACAACAGCCAGCAAAAATGTGACAAGTCTTATTTTAGAATATGCTGAGTGTGCCTCGCGGTTTCACGtcccacttcctgtctggctcttgTGATTTCTTCAATTTCATGACAATCTGCATGTGGCGTCTGGACAAATGCAAAACCTTTTCATAGCTCCGGATCTGCACTGCCTTGTGTGAATGCTCCGATTAGACGGAATGATTTTTGGTTTTGCCAGATggtggaacggcgggcggcgcactgcgagcacggccgcagtagtggaacagctctgattgactacaacaggaccgtttttgctgcggagatcGTGCCGgaacggagatagtggaattttggggtaaccccaaaattccactatctccgctccgcccgccATTCTGCCATCCGgccaaaataggattgattctttttttgccggacgccggagcacctccgcagtccatggacagaaatcacaaccgcccaacaggaaagggagcaagcacaacttccgttatttcacaataaatcgataaacaaaaagcgttttttgtttcatatgcacaggtttaacaacttttaacaactatcaatggtggttgaagtttaaatgcaaaaagtaagccataaatacagtttctactatcaaagtactcaccctttgttgatccaaacactgctgatctctcaacacaaatgatgggaagattaaacagttcatttcgatgcttctcccacacaacgggtgtttggatctaacttccacgtttattgctcggactgtatcgcgagatctcaaaaatcccgcgcatgcctgtttgcgcacctcaggtctccgcaccggggcggagccgttgtagagcgggtatagaaaaatttgagttcggaagtgagCGGCAGCGGAGCGGAgcaagtggaattttggggtaactccAGAAACCctaaattatttttgttttaaacgttagaaagagagagagagagagagagatagagagaaatTGATTTTGAGACTTTGCATTTGTGTCATTTCTCAGAGATGTAAGTAAACGATCGGTGTGAGTGAATTTAGAGGCAGGATGCTTGTAAGGGCCCATTTtgaggttgatgacatcacagcgcagcgacgagtactgtccgaattccaagaatactcagtttcgcgtcctcaaatgcgtcctcgctccacccacatttcgagggcgGGTTTTGTGGATCCtcacccagcatgctttgcgctttGGCCGCTAGACTCCACAGATTCCCAACACTGGCTGACGAAGTGGGAGAGCAGTCCAGTTTCAAAtgtaagttttaaaacaaaatagCGGTAAAaaaaaatacgtgtttgggctttttttgtttgtttttttatataaGGTGTAATACCGGATATggttttttcatgtaatttaaggctataaaacaccccaccgtaaactagcttgaaTCGTATTTAATCCTGTGATTGAATGCCAAATAATAACCAAAACTAGGTTCATATAAATACAATTTTAAGAAAACATATAACTGTCAAAGAGCTtgaatgttttttatttgttttaggcatgtaaaaataaaaataaaaaaccaccACCCTTAACTAGCTTGATTGTTCTCTGATAGTTTCATCGCTaatatattttgttttt is a genomic window containing:
- the b3galt2 gene encoding beta-1,3-galactosyltransferase 2, producing the protein MQWRRRHCCPIKMTWTIKRSLFRTHVAGLLSLALLFTFFLFFSHQDWLSGRSGPRDNPLAYTIRGFRSPKGEANQSSSLRSLWRETGYVAPKPLLNLSAQQAEGALGESGGVGREAAAGARMGVMGLGDSMITNNSLQKEMDVGGKLNAQPYRFILNEPFKCRDSTPFLILLIAVEPGQADARNAIRHTWGNESVASGLGFVRLFLLGTPKNSENFLQNSIEEESRVYHDIIQQDYQDTYYNLTIKTLMGMNWVATHCPHVSYVMKTDSDMFVNTEYLIQKLLKPDMPPKQRYFTGYLMRGYAPNRNKDSKWYMPPELYPSERYPIFCSGTGYVFSGDMAELIYQASLSIRRLHLEDVYVGICLAKLRIDPAPPPNEFLFNHWRVSYSSCKYSHLITSHQFQPSELIKYWNHLQSNKHNACINMAKEKNGRYRHRKFHGERPP